Genomic segment of Labrus mixtus chromosome 1, fLabMix1.1, whole genome shotgun sequence:
ACCCTGCTTACGTCTACACTCGATGTGTTGTAAagaatgtttattattttatttttattttttttattatttcccaTGACatcaccagaaaaaaacaaaaactatcgACCCGTTTAGTTGAACTTTAAGATAAATTGACCAATGCTTTCTATTTTAACATTACATCAGtactttaataaacattattgCTCCTTTTTTCCAGGTTATAAATTCATCGTGGTAACAACAGCGATCACAAACAGTTCAAGACTCATCGAGTCTCTGCTGGACAACCATGTATGAAGCGTGTCGGCCATTAAAGATGGACAGATACTGAGACATTCCTGCAGACACTTGTCATGCATTCCCTGCAGTGCTGACATTACAGCTGGATATACAGTATTCACTAACGCCCTGTGTCTGACATTAAAAGAACTCTTAAGATGTATAAagtgaataaatgtttttaactcgACTCTGGCTGATTCTCCTTCTCTTTATCTTAGTCACCTGTGATTCAGTGTCCAGTCtataatgattttatttctgttctttattcagcatcaaacatttaaactgtcGGACATTTCACAAATTACTTCAAGCTGCTTATTTATATGATATAATCAAAATAACCAAACTAACAACCAAACTGATTCAAAAATATATGAtaacttgaaaaaaatgttgtgtaatttttgtttacttcaacttgttttgtctgatgtaaagtgctttataaataaaatgtggtaTTATcataatttttaaataaaacgtGTGTAAAACTCAAGTTTTTCAGAGAGTCCCAAGGCActtattttttccacatttttcaaatacTAAAGATTTTTAAGTACAACAAAATTTGTGTTAACTTTAAACTAAATTTGTGTATAAagaatttacatttaatctaaaTATTCTCTCAAAAAAAATCACGATTAACAAAAGTGTCATTGTTGTTGCGTCACCACGCCCTGCATGAAACTGGCGTCTGTTTCATTCTCGGGTTGTTTTTTTCGAGGGGCGGGGCTGCTCTTGTGATTGGCTGTTAAAGCTTCGGGTGGGCGGTGTCGAAGCGCGGCTGTAGaaggagccaatcagagagcggAACGCCGCTGCACGCGTATTTTGAACTGTCGGGTAGCAACGGACTGGACTGGACTCAAGAGCGAGGGGGCAACGCGGCgcttgtctttttatttgacaagTTTAAGTTGTTTTAAACTGTTCACGAAGTCTGCAAACAAGTCTGGACTATACAATGAGGCGGAGGTAAGATTAAAACGTATTTCAAACGTACGTATGCCCCcagaaaatactttaaatgtaCTTACTTAACGCAAGCTTATCCTCGCAGTAGCGGTTAGCTCGAACATAATAGTGAATTTGGTTTACTGTAGAAGTTGTACACGGTACAGTTGAATTAGTTTATTGGTTTTATATGGGggggtgtctctgtgtttctctagCGAGGTGCTCGCAGCAGAGTCGGTGTCCTGCTTAAATAAAGCGCTGATCCACCTGAAGGACATTTGGGAGGAGATCGGTATCCCAGAAGACCAGAGACTGCAGAGGACTAATGTAGTCAAGAACCACATTAAGGTGAGACATCAACCATTTCATTGCTGGCGTGTGATAGTTAAGAGGAGGTTAACACTTGACCTGCGTTATAAACAGGTTTCGACAGAAGAGGAGGGTGAGTGGGGGGGTTTTAGAAGAAACAGGTCAGTCCAGGGTCAAACTAGAGACCATATATTACACATTACCCATACTGCACAAGATCTTTCAAAACACAGCAAAAACACTTGTCACTGTATTTCTTGTCCACTAACTGAAACGTGTGGATCATCCAtcagtttaaaacaaagtgcacaaatgtgtttttgcattcccccccccccccccatggatTATCAAGGCAGTACGATATGAAAAGGCAGATCAATTTATTATTCGATGGAAGTCTTATCTCCggcagaatccaaagaaagtaccAGAGCACACTAAAAGCTAAAGGCAAATGTATTTTGGTGCCAAAAAAAGCTGATATCTGACTTATCTTGGGCATGCAGGCATCAAAATTAAAAGAATACATTTGAACACCTTTagtttattgtcattgcacatAGTTCAAAACAAGAGGGGAATTCATCACATTCAGCAACACCCTCACATCCATAAacgtttttaaaagtcattgaCAGAGGCAGataaaaaacaagcttttaagaaaataaatctagGGCAGTGTTGTTGAAAACTCTGCACCTCTGTGTAATAATGCATGTTACAGggataaagacaaaaaatgcaTATATattgcacatgagacacttttagaaaaatacaatattgCACATTAAATATGTAAAGCGTGGTTATTTGTACATTGTTACTGCGCCATAAAATATTGGCACACATGCTGTGTTAAATGTAAgttttgttgggggggggggggggtgttcttGTCAGTGATGGCTCTAGGGTAGAAACTGTGTTTAAACCTTGATGTCTGGGTCTTAAGGGAATgaaggataaagacagaaaaagtcaTACCGTTGCTATTTACAAAAGTGTTTTCCctcaagacaaaaacaacaacagtataTTGGTTTATATTTGACAAGAAAGCTTCCTATGCAAACAAGTGGAAGAAAAACTCGTAATGTTATGCAACAAGGCCCTTTATGGTCTTATGATCTTTCTGAAGGGTTAGCAAACAGCTGTAGTGTGCATTAAAAACCTAGGACAGGTGCTAGGttgttggttgttgtgtttttagtgggaggctacagcagctaagctgcaaaaaggacagatttaaaaatacttttttacctactgcaattgcactttataacgactcccctttaagtaaggacagaagacatttaaacttttaaactttagcctgagttgcatatatcatgtATCAAACTGTaaattgtgggctcatgtttttttgtatgggtgagatatgtatgtatatatgtgttgtgttgtgtgtttgtatgtatgctggctgctggaacacctaaatttccctgctgggatgaataaagtatatcttatcttatcttttatcTTATAAGAAATCTGTTTCTCCATGTTTTCATATGTGAAGAAGGGACTGTCAGCAGATTGAGACACTGGATATTGATTCTTAAATCAACACACAACCATCTGcagaatgtttatttttttcttctgtttattcaCTAGAACTTGTTGGAAATGATGGTCAAAGAAGAGGAGTCTCTGAAAAACAGGCTGATGAGCAGCATTGAAACATGCAGGGCAGAAATGGAGAAGCTTTGTCTGGAACTTCAGCTGCCATTGTTTGAGGTAACAAAACCTTTTACATCTACCTGTTATTGTTAATCCAATAATAAAGTAGTCATTGTTTGGTTgatcatgaaaaataaacattatttatttataaaataaacatcttgTTGTTATCTCCTCTGTATGTTCAGGAGGAGAGTGGTATCAGCATGCTCCAGCAGGAGAAAAACATCCGCACACAGGTGGATGCTCTGACGAAGGAGAAGACTCAGCGGATGCAGCAGCTGAAGCTTCTTCTGGAGCAGGACCAGGACCTGTGCGACATCCTGTGCTCCATGTCTTACGGCATCGCTCCCGACTCCGTCCCCTCCCCGGAACAGCTGGAGAGCTTCCGGCAGCACATCGCCAACCAGAACGAAGAGAAGGTGAGAGGGGTCATCTGCTTTGTTTGGTTGATGCGGTGTCAACCCTCCTTTCATCTTTGGACCCCTTTTAAAGCTGCTTAGAAAAGATCAAAATGCACACAGGGTATTTTATATCAGAAGTCTCGTTAAATGGCTCTTAAGGTCATAGTTTCTCTTGCTGGTTGACATGCTTCTACTTGAAACATGACATTTGAGAATAGATATTAAAAGCAAAGTGTTTGCCACATGTCCCTGAGCTGTTAACATACTCTCCTCTCCTAAATCATAATATTAGGGACACTTGGGATGTATCATATCACTTCAAGAAATTGAGAAAGTGTAAAGGAAAAGCCTGAAGGTCACTGGATAAAAGTATTGGCAAGACTACCCCCAAATCATGAACTGAAAATTTGTTTTgacatctctttgtttttcagatattttaccaaaagtaaaacacaagaaaatatgtttatCTGGCATTTAACTATGAATAGCAGCATCGCATAACTTTTCTTGTCTCTCGTAAACCTCTAATccatacctgtgtgtgtttcaggcgaGGCGGTATGCTGAGTTCACAGACATCAAAAGGCAGATCATCCTGCACATGGAGCAGCTGGACCACATCCCTGAGACCAGCTTTGAGAAGGACGTGGTCTGTGAGGACGAGGACTCTTTTTGCCTCTCCAGAGACAATATCACATCCCTCAAACTGCTTCTCTGCCAGGTGAGAGTTTTAAAACAGTGCTGGATTTATAATCAGGCTTTCATGTTGACTGCCTGATGTTTAACCTCTTTAATAAAGTCCAGTGAAATATGTGAACTGAGGGATCCCTCACCGGTACGTCTTTAATTACAGCCTGACTAACTGTTGCATGGTCACAGTTAATGCAGGAGTTGTTGGTGACTGAtgtgtctctgtccctcttgCAGCTGGAGGAGCGTAAAGCAGAGAACGAGGCGATGTGTGAGAGTCACAGGGAGAAGATCCAGCAGCTGTGGGACAGACTGCAGGTGccgcaggaggagagggaggcctTCAACGAACACATGGTCACATCCAGGAAGAGGAACTTGGAAGCGGTGAGAAGTTACAAGTGTCCTGAGCCACCGACTCGAcgctacatttatttttatgacaGTCCATTCTGTGGCTTCTGGTTCTTCAGTTTACACtttactcttcctcctcagttGCGAGCAGAGGTCCAGCGTCTAGAGGAGCTCAAACTCCTAAACATCCGAAATGTCACAGAAGCCATCCGCTCTGAGATCGCTGTGTTCTGGGACAGGTGCTTCCTCAGCATCGACCAGCGGCAGGATTTTGCACCATATTTTAGCGGTAGGTTCTCttgctttacatttaaaatggttTCATTCAAAAGAATATTGGACTTTATCAAAGTGCTCTGACTGTTTCAGAGGACTTCACTGAAGAGCTGCTGAGCGTGCACGATGCTGAGATCCAGCGCTTGAAGAAGCATTACGAGGACCACAGAGAGCTTTTTGAGGGGGTTCACCAATGGGAGGACAGCTGGAGACTCTTCCTGGAGCTGGAGGTGAGCACACCGACTCTGGACTTGATTTATGAAGGACTCTGCATGGACATTGTTACGCccctatggggctaacaacaatacacaaataaacccagtaaaatacttaaaacaccTTAACCAAGTCAAAGTCAAGGGATTTATTACTAACATGACAAACCCAACAgacaatccctgactgagaggcacagcagtcccaactccaCCTGGGcaaacagcacagggaaacATACAGCTGCAACAGATATGAACCTCTGATCAGCAAAGGTGTTCTGTCTTGAATGTAATGAATTGTGGGTGATATAAATTAGTAAAGTCTGAACCTAAAGAAGACTGCAGTAAGTCGCAGGAGGCCCATTGGGGACCACCTGTAATTTAGGGGTTCTGGAAGCTCTCAGAACTTTCATACAAAAGGGGAatgtaatctttatttttttgtgtttcgcCTGCTCCTCCTTGTTTCTCATTCTCAGAAAAAAGCCACAGATCCGACAAGATTCGCAAACAGAGGAGGGAATCTTCTCaaagaggagaagcagaggTCTGAGCTGCACAAAAGTCTGCCCAAGGTAAAAATGTGGAcgtagattatttttttgtctaaacATGAAATATCTTTTACGTCACAGTAACTCATTTCTgagtgtctttgttgttgttgttgttgttttaagctTGAGAAAAAACTAAAAGCCGAGATCGACGCATGGGAAAGGGAACAGGGTCAGGAGTTCCTGGTCAGCGGGCAGAAGTTCCTGCAGTACGTGGAGGAGCAGTGGGAGCTGCACCGAAtcgagaaagagaaggagaaacaagaaAGGGTAAACAAATCCCCCTTATTGCGTAGTGGGCTACACCTGTATGTTTAGTGGAAAATGTGTTGACACGTCTCTTTGACAAACTCCTGACAGCATCTGAAGAAGAGCAAACAGACTGAGGTGGACATGCTATATGGAACAGCTGTACGCACCCCCACCAAACGCAGATTCCTCGGCACCACCACTCCAAACAAAACACGCAAGGTAAACCAAGTTTGTGGCTCACGTTTATACTACTGGTACTATCAATTCTTTAAGACTAATTGAATTCTGTTAGGTCGCCTGGCTCTGTGGGCActaaccccctccctccctccctctgcctcttttATCAGTTTAATGCAACTGCCAGCATCTCTAGTGCCACCTCTAACAGCACCATGCGCTCTGCTTTTGGTGGAACTGTCTGTCGCTCGCCTGTGCCCCGCCCACCGCTCTCGGCAAACAAGGTTGGTCAAAGAACTACAAACATAATGGAgaagtatttatttaacagggtTTTGTTTGACAGTGCTTATGAACCAAAACAAATATACTTAAAATGCTTTTACCTGAGTCAAGGTACTTCTCTCAGTCTTCCTTCTAATTTGGCGCTGGAATATAACCATTTGTATGCGTGGTATTAACACCTGTTGCACCTCGTTTTGCAATGTATAACACAGAGGAGGCATGGTGGGGTAAAGTGGCTCTGTCCCTGATCCTCCGTCTGAAGTAGTGACAGAGCATCATAGGGGGAGACGGTGGTAATGTGTAACATCAGAGCCATCTGTggatcagcagtgtgtgtgcgtgtgtgaagcTCCTGCCTGAAATCACACCAGGGAGACCGATCTCACACGGTTTCTGATGCAATGTTTAAGTTCTTGGTTGAGGGATCACAATCTCTGTATGGCTGTTGGTACACAAACTTTTCCACACTTTCtaaatgtgaccttttaaaCGTGTGTCATACTCCTTACCCGTTGATTGTTTCAGGCTTAGAGTGGGGTGGACTTGTTCCTTCTGCGTCTTTATTCAGCTGTTTTAATCATCCTTATCTTcgggtctgttttttttagaggtaTGGACTCCTGgtgaaaaccttaaaaaacaccGAAGGGTCAGTAAAGGGGGCTCTGTGAAGTTTGTATCTGCCGTGTTGTTGCTCCTGCATTGATCTGTGAACACTGATTGTTACTTTACGTTCCCTGAGATGTCTAGGGGATGAGAGGAGTGACAATGAAAAtcatgaatgaagaaaaaagatgcCAAACTTTTTAAATCTATCAAACACAACTCAAGAGAAGCCAAACATTGACTCAATttaaacaccaacacaaaacTCAGATTAACAGGAGGAACTATGACGACGTCAGACAAGTAACTTCCACACAATCACTGCACGACCCACTAGTGACTGCTCTCACCTCTCCTGCTTTTTATGCTGAGGACGTTTTGATTAATAGTTGGTATCAGCTGAGCTCAATCACCAGCTGCAGTAGGGACTCAAGACGGTACCAACCTGCAgtgccacagagagagagagagagagagagaaacaaaacacacacagcattacATCATGTAACACTGGTACagcaacaactaaacaacaaccaATAGTGCAGATATAATTGATGGACAAAATGAAAGTTGACTCGTGATCTCCTCCATTCATTGACTGACTGCTGTTTTCTGACGTTAGAGAAGTGATTGTTTGCTCCACTTGTCTGATGTTATTCTCTCCTTCTGTGCGCCCTCCAGGTTCCAGCGGTGCGGACGCCCGGTAGCAGTAGACCCCCCAACCCACGACTGCAGGGCTGTAACAAGGAGAACGAGGTCCGGTCGAAGGGGACCCCTCTGAGTGGTGGGTTGCTGAACTCCGCTAGTCCACAGCCTAACTTCAGCATAACCTCTGTTGCCAGCACATATTCTGAATTTGTGGTAATTTAATTTTTTGGCTCTAATTAATTCTCTCTGCATGGTTTTCCTCATTCATGTGCAGTTCGACTCTTAAAATGATTGTTTAATTATCAGACGATGATGAAGCATGTTAATGATGTACATTTATATTATAGAGGGACTTGGTCAACACTGAATCTGTTCAGTCAAGGTGTGTTTGGAATCCTTAAAGCTAAGTGTTAATGCCACTAATCCTGTGATGACTTGCAGTTATTGCATGCCTCTAATCAAAGGGGGAAATTACCCTTCAAGAAAAGGTGATGTTTAAACTTGAACACAGTCGCTTtgtaaggccctgtgtccacctagcgttttttttctgagctgcagcggtttattttcaattgttttcagtGAGTTCGACGCAGCAGGCGCTGTTGACATctccggcgctcttttccaaatgtatgatattccctgtagttttgccgcctacagatcgtgtcttgtacccacatcctctttgctccgtgtccgatctcaaatttaaaacatgctgTTAAAAGAAACGGAGCCGTGTCAGTCATaaagcggccgttgtcaacagactgttgtcatagagacaggacggacgtgcagtgCATTTCTTCTCAGTGCaaaaacgcttcatgcaagtgGTCTGTAGCGTACAGCCAG
This window contains:
- the prc1b gene encoding protein regulator of cytokinesis 1b isoform X3 yields the protein MRRSEVLAAESVSCLNKALIHLKDIWEEIGIPEDQRLQRTNVVKNHIKNLLEMMVKEEESLKNRLMSSIETCRAEMEKLCLELQLPLFEEESGISMLQQEKNIRTQVDALTKEKTQRMQQLKLLLEQDQDLCDILCSMSYGIAPDSVPSPEQLESFRQHIANQNEEKARRYAEFTDIKRQIILHMEQLDHIPETSFEKDVVCEDEDSFCLSRDNITSLKLLLCQLEERKAENEAMCESHREKIQQLWDRLQVPQEEREAFNEHMVTSRKRNLEALRAEVQRLEELKLLNIRNVTEAIRSEIAVFWDRCFLSIDQRQDFAPYFSEDFTEELLSVHDAEIQRLKKHYEDHRELFEGVHQWEDSWRLFLELEKKATDPTRFANRGGNLLKEEKQRSELHKSLPKLEKKLKAEIDAWEREQGQEFLVSGQKFLQYVEEQWELHRIEKEKEKQERHLKKSKQTEVDMLYGTAVRTPTKRRFLGTTTPNKTRKFNATASISSATSNSTMRSAFGGTVCRSPVPRPPLSANKVPAVRTPGSSRPPNPRLQGCNKENEVRSKGTPLSARPVQSLQHQDPARRPELHQHQPLTSPLTSSPFQ
- the prc1b gene encoding protein regulator of cytokinesis 1b isoform X5 gives rise to the protein MRRSEVLAAESVSCLNKALIHLKDIWEEIGIPEDQRLQRTNVVKNHIKNLLEMMVKEEESLKNRLMSSIETCRAEMEKLCLELQLPLFEEESGISMLQQEKNIRTQVDALTKEKTQRMQQLKLLLEQDQDLCDILCSMSYGIAPDSVPSPEQLESFRQHIANQNEEKARRYAEFTDIKRQIILHMEQLDHIPETSFEKDVVCEDEDSFCLSRDNITSLKLLLCQLEERKAENEAMCESHREKIQQLWDRLQVPQEEREAFNEHMVTSRKRNLEALRAEVQRLEELKLLNIRNVTEAIRSEIAVFWDRCFLSIDQRQDFAPYFSEDFTEELLSVHDAEIQRLKKHYEDHRELFEGVHQWEDSWRLFLELEKKATDPTRFANRGGNLLKEEKQRSELHKSLPKLEKKLKAEIDAWEREQGQEFLVSGQKFLQYVEEQWELHRIEKEKEKQERHLKKSKQTEVDMLYGTAVRTPTKRRFLGTTTPNKTRKFNATASISSATSNSTMRSAFGGTVCRSPVPRPPLSANKVPAVRTPGSSRPPNPRLQGCNKENEVRSKGTPLSEGLGQH
- the prc1b gene encoding protein regulator of cytokinesis 1b isoform X6; protein product: MRRSEVLAAESVSCLNKALIHLKDIWEEIGIPEDQRLQRTNVVKNHIKNLLEMMVKEEESLKNRLMSSIETCRAEMEKLCLELQLPLFEEESGISMLQQEKNIRTQVDALTKEKTQRMQQLKLLLEQDQDLCDILCSMSYGIAPDSVPSPEQLESFRQHIANQNEEKARRYAEFTDIKRQIILHMEQLDHIPETSFEKDVVCEDEDSFCLSRDNITSLKLLLCQLEERKAENEAMCESHREKIQQLWDRLQVPQEEREAFNEHMVTSRKRNLEALRAEVQRLEELKLLNIRNVTEAIRSEIAVFWDRCFLSIDQRQDFAPYFSEDFTEELLSVHDAEIQRLKKHYEDHRELFEGVHQWEDSWRLFLELEKKATDPTRFANRGGNLLKEEKQRSELHKSLPKLEKKLKAEIDAWEREQGQEFLVSGQKFLQYVEEQWELHRIEKEKEKQERHLKKSKQTEVDMLYGTAVRTPTKRRFLGTTTPNKTRKVPAVRTPGSSRPPNPRLQGCNKENEVRSKGTPLSARPVQSLQHQDPARRPELHQHQPLTSPLTSSPFQ
- the prc1b gene encoding protein regulator of cytokinesis 1b isoform X4, whose translation is MRRSEVLAAESVSCLNKALIHLKDIWEEIGIPEDQRLQRTNVVKNHIKNLLEMMVKEEESLKNRLMSSIETCRAEMEKLCLELQLPLFEEESGISMLQQEKNIRTQVDALTKEKTQRMQQLKLLLEQDQDLCDILCSMSYGIAPDSVPSPEQLESFRQHIANQNEEKARRYAEFTDIKRQIILHMEQLDHIPETSFEKDVVCEDEDSFCLSRDNITSLKLLLCQLEERKAENEAMCESHREKIQQLWDRLQVPQEEREAFNEHMVTSRKRNLEALRAEVQRLEELKLLNIRNVTEAIRSEIAVFWDRCFLSIDQRQDFAPYFSEDFTEELLSVHDAEIQRLKKHYEDHRELFEGVHQWEDSWRLFLELEKKATDPTRFANRGGNLLKEEKQRSELHKSLPKLEKKLKAEIDAWEREQGQEFLVSGQKFLQYVEEQWELHRIEKEKEKQERHLKKSKQTEVDMLYGTAVRTPTKRRFLGTTTPNKTRKVPAVRTPGSSRPPNPRLQGCNKENEVRSKGTPLSGGLLNSASPQPNFSITSVASTYSEFVRDLVNTESVQSSETCPKPPTPRSSTTS
- the prc1b gene encoding protein regulator of cytokinesis 1b isoform X1: MRRSEVLAAESVSCLNKALIHLKDIWEEIGIPEDQRLQRTNVVKNHIKNLLEMMVKEEESLKNRLMSSIETCRAEMEKLCLELQLPLFEEESGISMLQQEKNIRTQVDALTKEKTQRMQQLKLLLEQDQDLCDILCSMSYGIAPDSVPSPEQLESFRQHIANQNEEKARRYAEFTDIKRQIILHMEQLDHIPETSFEKDVVCEDEDSFCLSRDNITSLKLLLCQLEERKAENEAMCESHREKIQQLWDRLQVPQEEREAFNEHMVTSRKRNLEALRAEVQRLEELKLLNIRNVTEAIRSEIAVFWDRCFLSIDQRQDFAPYFSEDFTEELLSVHDAEIQRLKKHYEDHRELFEGVHQWEDSWRLFLELEKKATDPTRFANRGGNLLKEEKQRSELHKSLPKLEKKLKAEIDAWEREQGQEFLVSGQKFLQYVEEQWELHRIEKEKEKQERHLKKSKQTEVDMLYGTAVRTPTKRRFLGTTTPNKTRKFNATASISSATSNSTMRSAFGGTVCRSPVPRPPLSANKVPAVRTPGSSRPPNPRLQGCNKENEVRSKGTPLSGGLLNSASPQPNFSITSVASTYSEFVRDLVNTESVQSSETCPKPPTPRSSTTS
- the prc1b gene encoding protein regulator of cytokinesis 1b isoform X2; amino-acid sequence: MRRSEVLAAESVSCLNKALIHLKDIWEEIGIPEDQRLQRTNVVKNHIKNLLEMMVKEEESLKNRLMSSIETCRAEMEKLCLELQLPLFEEESGISMLQQEKNIRTQVDALTKEKTQRMQQLKLLLEQDQDLCDILCSMSYGIAPDSVPSPEQLESFRQHIANQNEEKARRYAEFTDIKRQIILHMEQLDHIPETSFEKDVVCEDEDSFCLSRDNITSLKLLLCQLEERKAENEAMCESHREKIQQLWDRLQVPQEEREAFNEHMVTSRKRNLEALRAEVQRLEELKLLNIRNVTEAIRSEIAVFWDRCFLSIDQRQDFAPYFSEDFTEELLSVHDAEIQRLKKHYEDHRELFEGVHQWEDSWRLFLELEKKATDPTRFANRGGNLLKEEKQRSELHKSLPKLEKKLKAEIDAWEREQGQEFLVSGQKFLQYVEEQWELHRIEKEKEKQERHLKKSKQTEVDMLYGTAVRTPTKRRFLGTTTPNKTRKFNATASISSATSNSTMRSAFGGTVCRSPVPRPPLSANKVPAVRTPGSSRPPNPRLQGCNKENEVRSKGTPLSGGLLNSASPQPNFSITSVASTYSEFVRDLSKASNTKIQHDVLNSTSTNL